One window from the genome of Oryza glaberrima chromosome 3, OglaRS2, whole genome shotgun sequence encodes:
- the LOC127766972 gene encoding flowering locus K homology domain-like, giving the protein MDGLVENFDADDLGEMPQNHYNEEQLIPYSDVSHPYNEEPDNMDNVEEGNPYIQQVSLYSEEPENQYNEEPSNPYQEESDNAYNGEVKQQDSLPVKADKKWPGWPGESVFRILIPAQKVGAIIGRKGEFIKKMCEESKARIKILDGPPGVPERTVMISAKDEPDAPISPAMDGLFRVYKRITDGSDGDSGQPERNISNVGPTRLLVPASQAGSLIGKQGATIKSIQDSSKSIVRIVETLPLVALNDDRVVEIQGEPVGVQKALESIASHLRKFLVDRSVLPLFEGQMKMHNAQREQAMAAPQPWGPPQPWGPPPSHLPPGGPGYGGHPQFMPPRPQDNYYPPPDVPSMEKQPHYGISAYGREAPTGVSASGNQPPSHVASQVTHNMQIPLSYADAVIGAAGASISYIRRHSGATVTIQESRGAPGEMTVEIIGSASQVQTAQQLVQNFMAEAPQGPPPPASNPPAPAVDPSYGSYPPPYGASYGSAASGAGPAPHNGGSYGGTTYPSYGY; this is encoded by the exons ATGGATGGACTGGTAGAGAATTTTGACGCAGATGATCTCGGCGAAATGCCTCAGAATCATTATAATGAAGAACAACTGATCCCCTACAGCGATGTGTCACATCCTTACAACGAAGAACCCGATAACATGGACAACGTAGAAGAGGGGAACCCATACATTCAGCAAGTGAGTTTGTACAGTGAAGAACCAGAGAATCAGTACAATGAGGAGCCATCAAACCCTTATCAGGAAGAGTCGGATAATGCATACAATGGGGAAGTGAAGCAACAGGATAGCTTGCCGGTAAAGGCTGATAAGAAATGGCCTGGTTGGCCAGGAGAGAGTGTTTTTCGTATACTGATCCCAGCCCAGAAGGTAGGTGCTATCATTGGCCGCAAAGGGGAGTTTATCAAAAAGATGTGTGAGGAGTCTAAAGCTCGCATAAAAATACTTGATGGCCCGCCTGGTGTACCAGAAAGAACA GTAATGATTTCAGCAAAGGATGAGCCAGATGCACCTATATCTCCAGCTATGGACGGGTTATTTAGAGTCTATAAACGAATAACTGATGGTTCAGATGGTGATTCTGGTCAACCTGAAAGAAATATTAGTAATGTAGGACCAACACGACTGCTAGTACCAGCTTCCCAAGCTGGCAGCCTTATTGGGAAACAGGGAGCAACCATTAAATCCATTCAAGATTCTTCAAAGTCCATTGTTCGTATTGTTG aGACTTTGCCTCTTGTTGCACTAAATGATGATAGAGTTGTGGAGATACAAGGTGAGCCTGTTGGTGTCCAGAAAGCACTGGAATCGATAGCCAGTCACTTAAGAAAATTTCTTGTTGACCGCAGTGTTCTTCCTCTTTTTGAAGGGCAA ATGAAAATGCACAATGCACAGAGGGAACAAGCAATGGCAGCTCCTCAGCCTTGGGGCCCACCTCAACCTTGGGGCCCTCCTCCAAGCCACCTCCCTCCTGGTGGTCCAGGTTATGGTGGACATCCACAGTTCATGCCCCCAAGGCCGCAAGACAATTATTATCCTCCCCCTGATGTCCCCTCTATGGAAAAGCAGCCACACTACGGTATTTCTGCCTATGGACGAGAAGCACCAACTGGTGTTTCTGCTTCTGGGAATCAACCACCATCACATGTGGCTTCTCAG GTTACACACAACATGCAAATTCCTCTCTCCTATGCTGATGCTGTGATTGGAGCAGCTGGTGCTAGTATTAGCTATATTCGTAGGCACAGTGGTGCAACAGTAACTATTCAGGAAAGCAGAGGTGCACCTGGGGAGATGACAGTTGAGATAATTGGTAGTGCATCCCAAGTCCAAACTGCCCAGCAACTAGTCCAG AATTTCATGGCAGAAGCTCCTCAGGGCCCTCCTCCGCCAGCTTCTAACCCTCCGGCTCCAGCAGTTGATCCGAGCTACGGTTCATACCCACCACCATATGGCGCATCCTACGGATCGGCTGCTTCAGGAGCAGGGCCTGCACCTCACAATGGAGGCAGCTACGGTGGCACCACCTACCCAAGCTATGGATACTAA